In the Wyeomyia smithii strain HCP4-BCI-WySm-NY-G18 chromosome 2, ASM2978416v1, whole genome shotgun sequence genome, one interval contains:
- the LOC129722978 gene encoding nucleolar protein dao-5 isoform X4, translating to MAAVEESVVRAVVLDYLSRKDRTFAEVYQKKFSSPVLTKGSPRLEEILGWYKDKGKKEICISKTADKSSSEEDSSEEEVNQFKTPVKKSLTNGKPTPAVKSNAKLNGNGLQKQESSSEDSSSEEEQPVSKTSKTKAAPTPAKTPAKAVAQPQDKKSSSEDSSSEEETVPTKTPVKATQTKLAAKSTPAAKSTPAAKKTAPVKAASSSEDSSSDEEEQVSAKTPLKVQQAKLPAKATPAAKKNVQAKTPVGKKQSSSEDSSSEEETPKNAAPVQVKVTKGTPVTKKPETSDSESDSDDSDDKTTKKTTAKLPVSTAKVAVSKKQESSSDSSSEDEQETKQIVAKKTPVKPVTVKKDESSDDSSSEDDTPTVKPVVKKQTPAKTVVANKKESSDDSSSEEETPPAKTVENKKQATSVKTKNQQESSDESSSEEETPANTKPAVKRAAPSQQKQASSSEESDDSDEEEEQSPKKKALVVAPKAEKDDSDKSSSDDEPEEKPVLKKQPVTKTDKRKAHHENEGDEEEPPAKKPNYNNFVKAGESNNYNKFSTPPNKHQFTVQSNSAGSANKKPLNSDEKRGINRFRRIQEERIEIDDRLRDNSYEAKKNARGSFGERANEILKHTRGKSFRHEKTKKKRSGYRGGFIDKSVNSIKFDD from the exons ATGGCTGCCGTGGAAGAATCTGTCGTAAGAGCAGTCGTTCTGGATTATCTTTCCCGAAAAGATAGAACATTTGCCGAAGTGTATCAGAAAAAGTTTAGTTCG CCGGTACTTACGAAAGGATCTCCTCGTTTAGAGGAAATTCTAGGCTGGTACAAAGATAAAGGTAAAAAGGAAATTTGCATATCCAAAACAGCCGATAAATCAAGCTCAGAAGAAGATTCTTCCGAAGAAGAGGTGAATCAATTTAAAACACCGGTAAAGAAATCATTGACTAATGGAAAACCGACTCCAGCAGTAAAATCAAACGCGAAGCTAAATGGAAACGGATTACAAAAGCAGGAATCAAGTTCAGAAGACAGTTCATCTGAGGAGGAACAACCTGTTtcaaaaacgtcaaaaacaaAAGCCGCGCCAACACCGGCAAAAACACCCGCAAAAGCTGTAGCTCAACCACAGGACAAAAAATCTTCCAGTGAAGATTCTTCATCTGAAGAAGAAACTGTTCCAACTAAAACACCTGTAAAAGCAACTCAGACGAAACTTGCAGCGAAGAGTACACCTGCTGCAAAGAGTACACCAGCTGCAAAGAAAACTGCGCCAGTTAAAGCTGCCTCTAGTAGTGAAGATTCCTCTTCCGACGAAGAAGAACAAGTTTCAGCCAAGACACCGTTAAAAGTACAACAGGCGAAACTTCCAGCAAAGGCTACACCTgctgcgaaaaaaaatgtacaagCAAAAACCCCTGTGGGTAAGAAGCAATCGTCAAGTGAAGACAGTTCATCTGAAGAAGAAACACCTAAAAATGCAGCACCAGTTCAGGTAAAGGTTACTAAGGGTACCCCGGTTACCAAAAAACCCGAAACGAGTGACAGCGAGTCCGATTCAGACGATTCTGATGATAAAACGACGAAAAAAACCACTGCTAAATTGCCCGTTAGTACTGCTAAAGTAGCAGTATCCAAGAAGCAGGAATCGTCTTCAGACAGTAGTTCGGAAGATGAGCAGGAAACCAAGCAAATCGTTGCCAAAAAGACTCCAGTTAAACCTGTCACAGTAAAAAAGGATGAATCTTCCGATGATTCCAGTTCCGAAGATGATACGCCAACTGTTAAACCAGTAGTGAAGAAACAAACACCGGCTAAAACCGTCGTCGCGAATAAAAAGGAATCTTCCGACGATTCTAGTTCGGAGGAGGAAACGCCTCCTGCAAAAACAGTAGAGAACAAGAAGCAAGCAACATCtgttaaaacaaaaaatcagcAAGAATCTAGTGATGAATCATCATCAGAAGAAGAAACACCAGCTAATACTAAACCGGCAGTTAAAAGAGCTGCTCCATCACAGCAGAAACAGGCATCGTCAAGTGAAGAATCTGATGACAGCGATGAAGAAGAAGAACAGTCGCCTAAAAAGAAGGCCCTCGTTGTTGCCCCAAAGGCCGAGAAAGATGATTCGGATAAAAGTTCTTCAGACGATGAACCGGAAGAAAAACCAGTTTTGAAAAAGCAACCAGTGACCAAAACCGATAAGAGAAAGGCACATCATGAAAATGAAGGAGACGAGGAGGAACCACCTGCTAAAAAACCAAACTATAATAACTTCGTGAAAGCAGGCGAAAGTAATAACTATAACAAG TTTTCTACTCCACCAAACAAACATCAATTCACAGTGCAGTCGAACAGCGCCGGAAGTGCTAATAAAAAACCATTGAATAGCGATGAAAAGCGGGGTATAAACCGGTTCCGTCGCATTCAAGAGGAACGCATTGAGATAGATGATCGATTGCGTGACAATTCATATGAAGCAAAG AAAAATGCACGTGGATCTTTCGGTGAGAGAGCAAATGAAATATTAAAGCACACTCGGGGCAAATCATTCCGtcatgaaaaaacgaaaaagaaaagaagTGGCTACCGAGGAGGATTCATCGACAAATCTGTTAATTCCATAAAATTTGATGATTAG
- the LOC129722978 gene encoding nucleolar protein dao-5 isoform X3 translates to MAAVEESVVRAVVLDYLSRKDRTFAEVYQKKFSSPVLTKGSPRLEEILGWYKDKGKKEICISKTADKSSSEEDSSEEEVNQFKTPVKKSLTNGKPTPAVKSNAKLNGNGLQKQESSSEDSSSEEEQPVSKTSKTKAAPTPAKTPAKAVAQPQDKKSSSEDSSSEEETVPTKTPVKATQTKLAAKSTPAAKSTPAAKKTAPVKAASSSEDSSSDEEEQVSAKTPLKVQQAKLPAKATPAAKKNVQAKTPVGKKQSSSEDSSSEEETPKNAAPVQVKVTKGTPVTKKPETSDSESDSDDSDDKTTKKTTAKLPVSTAKVAVSKKQESSSDSSSEDEQETKQIVAKKTPVKPVTVKKDESSDDSSSEDDTPTVKPVVKKQTPAKTVVANKKESSDDSSSEEETPPAKTVENKKQATSVKTKNQQESSDESSSEEETPANTKPAVKRAAPSQQKQASSSEESDDSDEEEEQSPKKKALVVAPKAEKDDSDKSSSDDEPEEKPVLKKQPVTKTDKRKAHHENEGDEEEPPAKKPNYNNFVKAGESNNYNKDTRHDKGERKSFGGFNNRQNSRKDGPAWECEKCNTSNDADMRSCKQCKAFNKNADDSNDWECSCGFKNFPGRRFCFKCKTPNAANGSGGGGRNSFGGENGGNKQFPADWECPSCGVSNFARRGSCFKCTTANPNGTGGNWDCPECNFSNFPSRFSCFKCQNPNPNGGGDKGGQRKSFGGGGRGGRGGGKFGQQRGGAGFGNKSFTERDGAKSNKKITFEE, encoded by the exons ATGGCTGCCGTGGAAGAATCTGTCGTAAGAGCAGTCGTTCTGGATTATCTTTCCCGAAAAGATAGAACATTTGCCGAAGTGTATCAGAAAAAGTTTAGTTCG CCGGTACTTACGAAAGGATCTCCTCGTTTAGAGGAAATTCTAGGCTGGTACAAAGATAAAGGTAAAAAGGAAATTTGCATATCCAAAACAGCCGATAAATCAAGCTCAGAAGAAGATTCTTCCGAAGAAGAGGTGAATCAATTTAAAACACCGGTAAAGAAATCATTGACTAATGGAAAACCGACTCCAGCAGTAAAATCAAACGCGAAGCTAAATGGAAACGGATTACAAAAGCAGGAATCAAGTTCAGAAGACAGTTCATCTGAGGAGGAACAACCTGTTtcaaaaacgtcaaaaacaaAAGCCGCGCCAACACCGGCAAAAACACCCGCAAAAGCTGTAGCTCAACCACAGGACAAAAAATCTTCCAGTGAAGATTCTTCATCTGAAGAAGAAACTGTTCCAACTAAAACACCTGTAAAAGCAACTCAGACGAAACTTGCAGCGAAGAGTACACCTGCTGCAAAGAGTACACCAGCTGCAAAGAAAACTGCGCCAGTTAAAGCTGCCTCTAGTAGTGAAGATTCCTCTTCCGACGAAGAAGAACAAGTTTCAGCCAAGACACCGTTAAAAGTACAACAGGCGAAACTTCCAGCAAAGGCTACACCTgctgcgaaaaaaaatgtacaagCAAAAACCCCTGTGGGTAAGAAGCAATCGTCAAGTGAAGACAGTTCATCTGAAGAAGAAACACCTAAAAATGCAGCACCAGTTCAGGTAAAGGTTACTAAGGGTACCCCGGTTACCAAAAAACCCGAAACGAGTGACAGCGAGTCCGATTCAGACGATTCTGATGATAAAACGACGAAAAAAACCACTGCTAAATTGCCCGTTAGTACTGCTAAAGTAGCAGTATCCAAGAAGCAGGAATCGTCTTCAGACAGTAGTTCGGAAGATGAGCAGGAAACCAAGCAAATCGTTGCCAAAAAGACTCCAGTTAAACCTGTCACAGTAAAAAAGGATGAATCTTCCGATGATTCCAGTTCCGAAGATGATACGCCAACTGTTAAACCAGTAGTGAAGAAACAAACACCGGCTAAAACCGTCGTCGCGAATAAAAAGGAATCTTCCGACGATTCTAGTTCGGAGGAGGAAACGCCTCCTGCAAAAACAGTAGAGAACAAGAAGCAAGCAACATCtgttaaaacaaaaaatcagcAAGAATCTAGTGATGAATCATCATCAGAAGAAGAAACACCAGCTAATACTAAACCGGCAGTTAAAAGAGCTGCTCCATCACAGCAGAAACAGGCATCGTCAAGTGAAGAATCTGATGACAGCGATGAAGAAGAAGAACAGTCGCCTAAAAAGAAGGCCCTCGTTGTTGCCCCAAAGGCCGAGAAAGATGATTCGGATAAAAGTTCTTCAGACGATGAACCGGAAGAAAAACCAGTTTTGAAAAAGCAACCAGTGACCAAAACCGATAAGAGAAAGGCACATCATGAAAATGAAGGAGACGAGGAGGAACCACCTGCTAAAAAACCAAACTATAATAACTTCGTGAAAGCAGGCGAAAGTAATAACTATAACAAG GATACGCGACATGATAAAGGCGAAAGGAAATCGTTTGGCGGTTTCAACAACAGGCAAAACAGTAGAAAGGATGGGCCAGCATGGGAGTGTGAGAAATGTAACACAAGTAATGATGCGGATATGCGGTCATGTAAACAGTGTAAGGCATTCAATAAAAATGCAGATGATTCTAACGACTGGGAATGTTCCTGTGGGTTCAAAAATTTCCCTGGTCGGCGGTTTTGTTTCAAGTGCAAAACACCCAATGCTGCAAATGGAAGTGGTGGAGGAGGACGCAATAGTTTCGGTGGAGAAAATGGAGGCAACAAACAATTTCCTGCAGATTGGGAGTGCCCAAGCTGTGGCGTTTCAAATTTCGCCAGGCGAGGATCTTGCTTCAAATGTACCACTGCAAACCCGAACGGCACGGGTGGAAATTGGGATTGCCCTGAATGCAATTTCTCAAATTTCCCAAGCAGGTTCTCGTGCTTTAAGTGCCAAAACCCCAACCCTAATGGTGGAGGCGATAAAGGAGGACAGCGTAAAAGTTTTGGTGGAGGCGGTAGAGGAGGCAGAGGAGGTGGAAAGTTCGGCCAGCAACGCGGTGGTGCAGGTTTTGGCAACAAAAGTTTTACTGAGAGGGATGGTGCtaagtcaaataaaaaaattacatttgaagaataa
- the LOC129722978 gene encoding nucleolar protein dao-5 isoform X2, protein MAAVEESVVRAVVLDYLSRKDRTFAEVYQKKFSSPVLTKGSPRLEEILGWYKDKGKKEICISKTADKSSSEEDSSEEEVNQFKTPVKKSLTNGKPTPAVKSNAKLNGNGLQKQESSSEDSSSEEEQPVSKTSKTKAAPTPAKTPAKAVAQPQDKKSSSEDSSSEEETVPTKTPVKATQTKLAAKSTPAAKSTPAAKKTAPVKAASSSEDSSSDEEEQVSAKTPLKVQQAKLPAKATPAAKKNVQAKTPVGKKQSSSEDSSSEEETPKNAAPVQVKVTKGTPVTKKPETSDSESDSDDSDDKTTKKTTAKLPVSTAKVAVSKKQESSSDSSSEDEQETKQIVAKKTPVKPVTVKKDESSDDSSSEDDTPTVKPVVKKQTPAKTVVANKKESSDDSSSEEETPPAKTVENKKQATSVKTKNQQESSDESSSEEETPANTKPAVKRAAPSQQKQASSSEESDDSDEEEEQSPKKKALVVAPKAEKDDSDKSSSDDEPEEKPVLKKQPVTKTDKRKAHHENEGDEEEPPAKKPNYNNFVKAGESNNYNKPLFISFAKKAEYTEVEKVPKQKQLRFSEWKCLVCQTVNEKLDRFCSKCDTFKDIAAFKQKLELSWVCPDCECINFREAKNCVKCKANNPNPENVRLDGEWDCKACSAVNYAHRKGCYKCGQRKREAAYGQWYCKNCEMLNFASRLRCVNCKVKRLIWNCESCNHDNNIRKLKCVICLNNGPLIKNSSKIEQSTPIEKTKKAGDWSCSKCRRNNFARNLKCYKCLELKPLTI, encoded by the exons ATGGCTGCCGTGGAAGAATCTGTCGTAAGAGCAGTCGTTCTGGATTATCTTTCCCGAAAAGATAGAACATTTGCCGAAGTGTATCAGAAAAAGTTTAGTTCG CCGGTACTTACGAAAGGATCTCCTCGTTTAGAGGAAATTCTAGGCTGGTACAAAGATAAAGGTAAAAAGGAAATTTGCATATCCAAAACAGCCGATAAATCAAGCTCAGAAGAAGATTCTTCCGAAGAAGAGGTGAATCAATTTAAAACACCGGTAAAGAAATCATTGACTAATGGAAAACCGACTCCAGCAGTAAAATCAAACGCGAAGCTAAATGGAAACGGATTACAAAAGCAGGAATCAAGTTCAGAAGACAGTTCATCTGAGGAGGAACAACCTGTTtcaaaaacgtcaaaaacaaAAGCCGCGCCAACACCGGCAAAAACACCCGCAAAAGCTGTAGCTCAACCACAGGACAAAAAATCTTCCAGTGAAGATTCTTCATCTGAAGAAGAAACTGTTCCAACTAAAACACCTGTAAAAGCAACTCAGACGAAACTTGCAGCGAAGAGTACACCTGCTGCAAAGAGTACACCAGCTGCAAAGAAAACTGCGCCAGTTAAAGCTGCCTCTAGTAGTGAAGATTCCTCTTCCGACGAAGAAGAACAAGTTTCAGCCAAGACACCGTTAAAAGTACAACAGGCGAAACTTCCAGCAAAGGCTACACCTgctgcgaaaaaaaatgtacaagCAAAAACCCCTGTGGGTAAGAAGCAATCGTCAAGTGAAGACAGTTCATCTGAAGAAGAAACACCTAAAAATGCAGCACCAGTTCAGGTAAAGGTTACTAAGGGTACCCCGGTTACCAAAAAACCCGAAACGAGTGACAGCGAGTCCGATTCAGACGATTCTGATGATAAAACGACGAAAAAAACCACTGCTAAATTGCCCGTTAGTACTGCTAAAGTAGCAGTATCCAAGAAGCAGGAATCGTCTTCAGACAGTAGTTCGGAAGATGAGCAGGAAACCAAGCAAATCGTTGCCAAAAAGACTCCAGTTAAACCTGTCACAGTAAAAAAGGATGAATCTTCCGATGATTCCAGTTCCGAAGATGATACGCCAACTGTTAAACCAGTAGTGAAGAAACAAACACCGGCTAAAACCGTCGTCGCGAATAAAAAGGAATCTTCCGACGATTCTAGTTCGGAGGAGGAAACGCCTCCTGCAAAAACAGTAGAGAACAAGAAGCAAGCAACATCtgttaaaacaaaaaatcagcAAGAATCTAGTGATGAATCATCATCAGAAGAAGAAACACCAGCTAATACTAAACCGGCAGTTAAAAGAGCTGCTCCATCACAGCAGAAACAGGCATCGTCAAGTGAAGAATCTGATGACAGCGATGAAGAAGAAGAACAGTCGCCTAAAAAGAAGGCCCTCGTTGTTGCCCCAAAGGCCGAGAAAGATGATTCGGATAAAAGTTCTTCAGACGATGAACCGGAAGAAAAACCAGTTTTGAAAAAGCAACCAGTGACCAAAACCGATAAGAGAAAGGCACATCATGAAAATGAAGGAGACGAGGAGGAACCACCTGCTAAAAAACCAAACTATAATAACTTCGTGAAAGCAGGCGAAAGTAATAACTATAACAAG CCGCTGTTCATATCCTTTGCCAAAAAAGCGGAGTACACTGAAGTGGAGAAAGTACCTAAACAGAAACAACTGCGATTTTCCGAATGGAAATGCTTGGTTTGCCAAACCGTTAACGAAAAGCTTGATAGATTCTGTTCAAAATGTGACACTTTCAAAGATATCGCTGCATTCAAACAAAAACTGGAGTTAAGCTGGGTCTGTCCGGACTGTGAGTGCATCAATTTTCGTGAAGCTAAGAACTGTGTCAAATGCAAGGCTAATAACCCAAACCCAGAGAACGTACGTTTGGATGGCGAATGGGACTGTAAAGCATGTTCTGCTGTAAATTATGCCCATCGAAAAGGTTGTTATAAATGTGGACAACGAAAGAGGGAAGCAGCTTACGGCCAGTGGTACtgcaaaaattgtgaaatgCTAAACTTTGCATCTCGGCTACGATGCGTAAATTGTAAAGTGAAAAGGTTAATTTGGAACTGTGAGTCCTGTAATCACGATAATAACATAAGGAAATTGAAATGTGTGATTTGTCTCAATAATGGTCCTCTGATCAAAAACAGCAGTAAAATAGAGCAAAGCACGCCCATTGAGAAAACGAAAAAAGCGGGAGATTGGAGCTGTTCCAAATGCAGACGTAACAACTTCgctagaaatttgaaatgctacaAGTGTTTAGAACTGAAACCTCTTACGatatga
- the LOC129722978 gene encoding nucleolar and coiled-body phosphoprotein 1 isoform X1 → MAAVEESVVRAVVLDYLSRKDRTFAEVYQKKFSSPVLTKGSPRLEEILGWYKDKGKKEICISKTADKSSSEEDSSEEEVNQFKTPVKKSLTNGKPTPAVKSNAKLNGNGLQKQESSSEDSSSEEEQPVSKTSKTKAAPTPAKTPAKAVAQPQDKKSSSEDSSSEEETVPTKTPVKATQTKLAAKSTPAAKSTPAAKKTAPVKAASSSEDSSSDEEEQVSAKTPLKVQQAKLPAKATPAAKKNVQAKTPVGKKQSSSEDSSSEEETPKNAAPVQVKVTKGTPVTKKPETSDSESDSDDSDDKTTKKTTAKLPVSTAKVAVSKKQESSSDSSSEDEQETKQIVAKKTPVKPVTVKKDESSDDSSSEDDTPTVKPVVKKQTPAKTVVANKKESSDDSSSEEETPPAKTVENKKQATSVKTKNQQESSDESSSEEETPANTKPAVKRAAPSQQKQASSSEESDDSDEEEEQSPKKKALVVAPKAEKDDSDKSSSDDEPEEKPVLKKQPVTKTDKRKAHHENEGDEEEPPAKKPNYNNFVKAGESNNYNKFSTPPNKHQFTVQSNSAGSANKKPLNSDEKRGINRFRRIQEERIEIDDRLRDNSYEAKPLFISFAKKAEYTEVEKVPKQKQLRFSEWKCLVCQTVNEKLDRFCSKCDTFKDIAAFKQKLELSWVCPDCECINFREAKNCVKCKANNPNPENVRLDGEWDCKACSAVNYAHRKGCYKCGQRKREAAYGQWYCKNCEMLNFASRLRCVNCKVKRLIWNCESCNHDNNIRKLKCVICLNNGPLIKNSSKIEQSTPIEKTKKAGDWSCSKCRRNNFARNLKCYKCLELKPLTI, encoded by the exons ATGGCTGCCGTGGAAGAATCTGTCGTAAGAGCAGTCGTTCTGGATTATCTTTCCCGAAAAGATAGAACATTTGCCGAAGTGTATCAGAAAAAGTTTAGTTCG CCGGTACTTACGAAAGGATCTCCTCGTTTAGAGGAAATTCTAGGCTGGTACAAAGATAAAGGTAAAAAGGAAATTTGCATATCCAAAACAGCCGATAAATCAAGCTCAGAAGAAGATTCTTCCGAAGAAGAGGTGAATCAATTTAAAACACCGGTAAAGAAATCATTGACTAATGGAAAACCGACTCCAGCAGTAAAATCAAACGCGAAGCTAAATGGAAACGGATTACAAAAGCAGGAATCAAGTTCAGAAGACAGTTCATCTGAGGAGGAACAACCTGTTtcaaaaacgtcaaaaacaaAAGCCGCGCCAACACCGGCAAAAACACCCGCAAAAGCTGTAGCTCAACCACAGGACAAAAAATCTTCCAGTGAAGATTCTTCATCTGAAGAAGAAACTGTTCCAACTAAAACACCTGTAAAAGCAACTCAGACGAAACTTGCAGCGAAGAGTACACCTGCTGCAAAGAGTACACCAGCTGCAAAGAAAACTGCGCCAGTTAAAGCTGCCTCTAGTAGTGAAGATTCCTCTTCCGACGAAGAAGAACAAGTTTCAGCCAAGACACCGTTAAAAGTACAACAGGCGAAACTTCCAGCAAAGGCTACACCTgctgcgaaaaaaaatgtacaagCAAAAACCCCTGTGGGTAAGAAGCAATCGTCAAGTGAAGACAGTTCATCTGAAGAAGAAACACCTAAAAATGCAGCACCAGTTCAGGTAAAGGTTACTAAGGGTACCCCGGTTACCAAAAAACCCGAAACGAGTGACAGCGAGTCCGATTCAGACGATTCTGATGATAAAACGACGAAAAAAACCACTGCTAAATTGCCCGTTAGTACTGCTAAAGTAGCAGTATCCAAGAAGCAGGAATCGTCTTCAGACAGTAGTTCGGAAGATGAGCAGGAAACCAAGCAAATCGTTGCCAAAAAGACTCCAGTTAAACCTGTCACAGTAAAAAAGGATGAATCTTCCGATGATTCCAGTTCCGAAGATGATACGCCAACTGTTAAACCAGTAGTGAAGAAACAAACACCGGCTAAAACCGTCGTCGCGAATAAAAAGGAATCTTCCGACGATTCTAGTTCGGAGGAGGAAACGCCTCCTGCAAAAACAGTAGAGAACAAGAAGCAAGCAACATCtgttaaaacaaaaaatcagcAAGAATCTAGTGATGAATCATCATCAGAAGAAGAAACACCAGCTAATACTAAACCGGCAGTTAAAAGAGCTGCTCCATCACAGCAGAAACAGGCATCGTCAAGTGAAGAATCTGATGACAGCGATGAAGAAGAAGAACAGTCGCCTAAAAAGAAGGCCCTCGTTGTTGCCCCAAAGGCCGAGAAAGATGATTCGGATAAAAGTTCTTCAGACGATGAACCGGAAGAAAAACCAGTTTTGAAAAAGCAACCAGTGACCAAAACCGATAAGAGAAAGGCACATCATGAAAATGAAGGAGACGAGGAGGAACCACCTGCTAAAAAACCAAACTATAATAACTTCGTGAAAGCAGGCGAAAGTAATAACTATAACAAG TTTTCTACTCCACCAAACAAACATCAATTCACAGTGCAGTCGAACAGCGCCGGAAGTGCTAATAAAAAACCATTGAATAGCGATGAAAAGCGGGGTATAAACCGGTTCCGTCGCATTCAAGAGGAACGCATTGAGATAGATGATCGATTGCGTGACAATTCATATGAAGCAAAG CCGCTGTTCATATCCTTTGCCAAAAAAGCGGAGTACACTGAAGTGGAGAAAGTACCTAAACAGAAACAACTGCGATTTTCCGAATGGAAATGCTTGGTTTGCCAAACCGTTAACGAAAAGCTTGATAGATTCTGTTCAAAATGTGACACTTTCAAAGATATCGCTGCATTCAAACAAAAACTGGAGTTAAGCTGGGTCTGTCCGGACTGTGAGTGCATCAATTTTCGTGAAGCTAAGAACTGTGTCAAATGCAAGGCTAATAACCCAAACCCAGAGAACGTACGTTTGGATGGCGAATGGGACTGTAAAGCATGTTCTGCTGTAAATTATGCCCATCGAAAAGGTTGTTATAAATGTGGACAACGAAAGAGGGAAGCAGCTTACGGCCAGTGGTACtgcaaaaattgtgaaatgCTAAACTTTGCATCTCGGCTACGATGCGTAAATTGTAAAGTGAAAAGGTTAATTTGGAACTGTGAGTCCTGTAATCACGATAATAACATAAGGAAATTGAAATGTGTGATTTGTCTCAATAATGGTCCTCTGATCAAAAACAGCAGTAAAATAGAGCAAAGCACGCCCATTGAGAAAACGAAAAAAGCGGGAGATTGGAGCTGTTCCAAATGCAGACGTAACAACTTCgctagaaatttgaaatgctacaAGTGTTTAGAACTGAAACCTCTTACGatatga